Proteins found in one Alteromonas macleodii genomic segment:
- the petA gene encoding ubiquinol-cytochrome c reductase iron-sulfur subunit, with the protein MSNVSVDATESAHNENQPENNTRRRFLTVATSVVGGVGVVGAAVPFIASWNPSAKAKAAGADVEVDISGIEPGQLVRVMWRSKPVWIVRRTPEILEELGTHEDKLKDPNSEAEQQPTFAQNRFRSMKEEYLILVGICTHLGCSPQHLKDGAFEEVVEGVPDGFFCPCHGSKFDMAGRVFQNVPAPLNLVVPPYQFVDDNNIIIGSEAEA; encoded by the coding sequence ATGAGCAATGTATCTGTAGATGCAACAGAGTCTGCACACAATGAAAACCAGCCAGAAAACAACACTCGTCGTCGGTTCTTGACCGTAGCCACGTCGGTAGTTGGTGGTGTAGGTGTCGTTGGTGCTGCTGTGCCTTTTATTGCGTCCTGGAATCCAAGCGCCAAAGCGAAAGCAGCCGGTGCTGACGTTGAAGTAGATATCAGCGGGATTGAGCCTGGACAATTAGTACGTGTAATGTGGCGAAGCAAGCCTGTATGGATTGTACGTCGTACGCCTGAGATTCTTGAAGAACTAGGCACACACGAAGATAAGCTGAAAGATCCTAACTCTGAAGCTGAGCAGCAACCTACTTTTGCTCAAAATCGTTTCCGTTCGATGAAAGAAGAATACCTGATTCTAGTGGGTATCTGTACGCACCTAGGTTGCTCTCCACAGCACCTTAAAGACGGCGCTTTCGAAGAAGTGGTTGAGGGTGTGCCAGATGGTTTCTTCTGCCCATGCCACGGTTCTAAGTTTGATATGGCAGGACGTGTATTCCAAAACGTACCGGCACCATTAAACTTAGTTGTACCGCCATATCAATTCGTTGATGACAATAACATCATCATCGGTTCAGAAGCGGAGGCTTAA
- a CDS encoding cytochrome b: MNAFLGWIEERIPMMRVANMHALQYPAPKNMNFWYVFGFLATIVLVNQIVTGIWLTMNFVPSSEGAFASVEYIMREIDYGWIIRYMHSTGASAFFIVVYLHMFRGMIYGSYQKPRELLWVFGMFIYLALMAEAFMGYVLPWGQMSYWGAQVIVSLFGAIPVVGPDLVIWLQGDYVISGATLNRFFALHVIALPLVIVILVFLHIIALHEVGSNNPDGIAIKHKKGSLPESEKTKYEIHEYYTSKYDIADDVLPFFPHIVLKDLVAFCIFLALFTYVLFFAPEMGGKFLEHPNFEIANPLKTPEHIFPVWYFTPFYAILKAVPDKLFGVLAMFGAIAALFALPWLDRGRVKSWRYRCGLHKVNLIVFAIVFIFLGYLGGTPQENWKIIASQVATVMYFGFFIALFLYSKNENTKPVPERISK, translated from the coding sequence ATGAATGCTTTCCTAGGTTGGATTGAAGAACGCATCCCAATGATGCGCGTTGCGAATATGCACGCTCTTCAATATCCTGCTCCAAAGAACATGAACTTTTGGTATGTGTTCGGTTTTCTAGCGACTATCGTTTTGGTAAACCAAATTGTTACTGGTATTTGGTTAACCATGAATTTCGTTCCATCTTCAGAAGGCGCGTTTGCCTCTGTTGAATACATCATGCGTGAGATCGACTACGGTTGGATCATTCGTTACATGCACAGTACTGGCGCATCAGCGTTCTTTATTGTGGTATATCTACACATGTTCCGCGGCATGATTTACGGTTCTTACCAGAAGCCTCGTGAGCTTCTGTGGGTGTTTGGTATGTTTATCTACCTAGCGCTTATGGCTGAAGCATTCATGGGTTATGTACTACCTTGGGGACAAATGTCTTACTGGGGTGCACAGGTAATCGTATCGCTATTTGGCGCTATCCCTGTTGTTGGTCCTGATTTGGTTATCTGGCTACAGGGTGACTACGTTATCTCTGGCGCAACACTTAACCGCTTCTTCGCATTACACGTTATTGCGTTGCCTTTAGTTATCGTTATTCTTGTGTTCCTTCACATTATCGCGCTACACGAAGTGGGTTCTAACAACCCAGATGGTATTGCAATTAAGCACAAGAAAGGTTCATTGCCAGAGTCTGAAAAGACCAAATATGAAATCCATGAATACTACACAAGCAAGTACGACATTGCTGATGACGTATTGCCGTTCTTCCCACACATCGTACTTAAAGACCTTGTGGCATTCTGTATTTTCTTAGCGCTATTTACTTATGTGTTGTTCTTTGCCCCTGAAATGGGCGGTAAATTCCTAGAGCATCCTAACTTTGAAATTGCTAACCCGTTGAAAACACCTGAGCATATCTTCCCAGTGTGGTACTTCACGCCGTTCTACGCAATTTTGAAAGCGGTACCTGATAAGTTGTTCGGTGTACTAGCTATGTTCGGTGCAATTGCTGCGCTATTCGCTCTGCCTTGGTTAGACCGTGGTCGCGTTAAGTCATGGCGCTATCGCTGTGGTCTGCACAAAGTAAACCTTATTGTGTTTGCAATTGTGTTTATCTTCCTAGGTTACTTAGGTGGTACGCCACAAGAAAACTGGAAAATCATTGCGTCGCAAGTTGCTACAGTAATGTACTTCGGTTTCTTCATTGCATTGTTCTTGTACAGCAAAAACGAAAACACTAAACCTGTGCCAGAGAGGATTTCTAAATGA
- a CDS encoding cytochrome c1 has product MKKMMCFLAFFLPGVALAAGGNVHLDKAPIDLSDKASLQRGAQLFMNYCLGCHSMKYQRYQRSFQDLGIPDELGQEYLQFTGEKVSDYITRAMPEEAAAGWFGAAPPDLTLVARVRGEDWIYTYLRSFYVDESRPFGVNNTVFPEVGMPHVLQPLQGTPTRTYEEQMVDGEMVKRYVGIKSDGTGAMSPDEYDQAVADIVNFLEYTGEPSKLESHKIGKWVLIFIAVLFVFVYLLKKEYWREVH; this is encoded by the coding sequence ATGAAAAAAATGATGTGCTTTTTAGCCTTCTTCCTACCTGGCGTAGCGCTTGCGGCAGGTGGAAACGTACACCTTGATAAAGCGCCTATCGACTTATCCGATAAGGCGTCTTTACAGCGTGGTGCACAGTTGTTCATGAACTACTGCTTAGGCTGTCACTCGATGAAGTACCAGCGTTATCAGCGTTCATTCCAAGACTTGGGTATTCCTGACGAACTAGGTCAAGAATACCTGCAGTTCACGGGTGAAAAAGTATCTGATTACATCACTCGTGCAATGCCCGAAGAAGCCGCAGCTGGCTGGTTCGGTGCTGCTCCACCTGATCTTACGCTTGTTGCACGTGTTCGTGGTGAAGACTGGATCTACACTTACTTGCGTTCTTTCTATGTAGACGAGAGCCGCCCGTTTGGTGTTAACAACACAGTATTCCCAGAAGTAGGTATGCCGCACGTACTACAACCACTTCAAGGTACGCCTACGCGCACTTATGAAGAGCAAATGGTTGATGGTGAAATGGTTAAGCGTTATGTAGGTATTAAGTCAGATGGTACTGGCGCAATGTCTCCTGACGAGTATGACCAAGCTGTTGCCGATATCGTGAACTTCCTAGAGTACACGGGTGAGCCTTCAAAACTGGAATCTCACAAAATCGGTAAGTGGGTACTTATCTTTATCGCAGTATTGTTTGTATTTGTTTACTTACTGAAGAAAGAATACTGGCGAGAAGTGCACTAA
- the sspA gene encoding stringent starvation protein SspA, giving the protein MAVAANKRSIMTLFSDTIDIYSHQVRIVLAEKGVGVEISYTDPSNLSEDLLELNPYGTVPTLVDRELVLYKSHIIMEYLDERFPHPPLMPVYPVSRGQSRLMMHRIEQDWYSLAARIFRGEGDVEAARNELREALLSLAPVFGEMPYFMSEEFSLVDCYLAPLLWRLPALGIELNGAGSKEINAYMNRIFSRSSFKASLTDQEREIHNPL; this is encoded by the coding sequence ATGGCCGTAGCCGCGAATAAACGTTCTATTATGACGTTGTTCTCTGACACAATTGATATTTATAGCCACCAGGTGCGCATTGTGTTGGCAGAAAAAGGTGTGGGTGTTGAAATCAGCTACACAGATCCTAGCAACCTGTCTGAAGATCTGTTGGAGCTTAACCCTTACGGTACTGTTCCAACTCTAGTTGATCGCGAACTTGTACTTTACAAGTCGCATATCATCATGGAATACCTTGATGAGCGTTTCCCTCATCCACCACTAATGCCGGTTTACCCTGTATCACGTGGCCAAAGCCGTCTTATGATGCACCGCATTGAGCAAGATTGGTACTCGCTTGCTGCTCGTATCTTCCGTGGTGAAGGTGACGTAGAAGCAGCACGTAATGAGTTGCGTGAAGCCTTGCTTTCACTTGCCCCTGTATTTGGTGAAATGCCTTACTTCATGAGCGAAGAGTTCAGCTTAGTTGACTGCTACCTTGCTCCGCTATTGTGGCGTCTTCCTGCACTAGGCATTGAACTAAACGGTGCTGGCAGCAAAGAAATTAACGCTTACATGAACCGCATTTTCTCTCGTAGTTCATTTAAAGCATCTTTGACTGACCAAGAGCGCGAGATCCACAACCCGCTATGA
- a CDS encoding ClpXP protease specificity-enhancing factor translates to MTSMTSNQPYLLRAFYEWIVDNDLTPYIVVDATNELVEVPQEFVKDGQIVLNVSPSACVNFSLDLDGLSFQARFSGQPRRLSMPCEAVMAIYARENGAGTVFATEEDIARAQKERTEAPEDVSQPSGPTPLEDADSSDVQDAPVPPKKGKPSLKVIK, encoded by the coding sequence ATGACATCTATGACGTCAAACCAGCCCTATTTGCTTAGGGCTTTTTATGAGTGGATTGTTGATAACGATTTGACGCCGTACATTGTGGTTGATGCAACTAACGAGTTGGTAGAAGTGCCGCAAGAGTTTGTTAAAGACGGTCAAATTGTTTTAAACGTATCGCCAAGTGCGTGTGTTAATTTCTCTCTCGATTTAGACGGCTTGTCGTTTCAAGCACGTTTTTCTGGCCAGCCCAGAAGATTGAGTATGCCTTGTGAAGCTGTGATGGCTATATACGCAAGGGAAAACGGTGCAGGTACAGTATTTGCCACCGAAGAAGATATTGCCCGCGCGCAGAAAGAGCGCACTGAAGCACCTGAAGATGTGTCTCAACCGAGCGGACCAACGCCTCTGGAAGACGCTGACTCTAGCGATGTTCAAGATGCGCCTGTCCCCCCTAAAAAGGGTAAGCCTAGCTTAAAGGTTATTAAGTAG
- a CDS encoding spondin domain-containing protein: MTNPIVKLSTLLMLSALLAACGDDGDTGPQGPAGPQGEAGIDGQDGADGEDGADGQDGINGNSAVYTVQITNLTYSQPFAPAAVILHEPGFHSFSEGEPASMGIEIMAEGGDPSMVISEAAESTDFLDALSSEGILGPRSMGTELTLVVPELDADNLRLTVTTMLVNTNDAFTGLNAANVSNMAVGDTKTFMTVTWDAGTEANTETAATMPGPAASAAGGGGAAAGYDVVRDDFADAVRLHQGVVTSANANDPSREGLSTSVLTEAHRFDFPTSRVVITRTR, translated from the coding sequence ATGACTAATCCAATAGTAAAACTCAGTACGTTATTAATGTTATCAGCTCTTTTGGCGGCGTGCGGCGACGATGGTGATACAGGACCTCAGGGGCCAGCTGGACCACAAGGTGAAGCTGGAATCGACGGTCAAGATGGTGCCGATGGTGAAGACGGTGCAGATGGACAAGACGGTATTAACGGTAATTCAGCGGTTTATACCGTACAAATTACCAACTTAACCTACTCTCAGCCCTTTGCACCTGCTGCAGTCATCTTGCATGAACCAGGCTTCCATTCATTTAGTGAGGGCGAGCCAGCCAGCATGGGTATTGAAATTATGGCTGAGGGCGGTGATCCCTCGATGGTAATCAGTGAAGCAGCAGAGTCTACTGACTTTTTAGATGCGCTAAGTTCAGAGGGAATACTGGGCCCTCGCTCAATGGGGACAGAGCTAACTCTTGTGGTTCCAGAACTCGATGCTGACAACCTGCGCCTTACAGTAACGACCATGCTGGTCAACACTAACGACGCATTTACTGGCTTAAACGCTGCAAATGTAAGCAACATGGCGGTTGGTGATACAAAAACGTTCATGACAGTGACCTGGGATGCGGGTACAGAAGCAAATACAGAAACTGCAGCCACTATGCCTGGCCCCGCCGCTAGTGCAGCGGGTGGCGGCGGAGCAGCCGCAGGTTATGATGTAGTGAGGGATGACTTTGCCGATGCAGTAAGACTTCACCAGGGTGTAGTTACCAGTGCAAACGCTAATGATCCAAGCCGTGAAGGCCTGTCTACATCGGTACTAACCGAGGCCCATCGCTTTGATTTCCCAACGAGCCGCGTGGTGATTACCCGAACCCGTTAA
- a CDS encoding spondin domain-containing protein, with amino-acid sequence MKFTKLASATLLSLATISVSQAVTLDVEITNLTQAQSFTPRLVIAHDDTVDAFEVGQPASSALAWLAEAGVIDDEQNADSSGANFEAVLGPVDTDNGSNTWHRFGGLLAPKATLSYPFDTMDKPYLSLLSMLIPTNDAFVGMDSIEIPTEPGTYTYYLNAYDAGTELNDELNSARTDVVEAGTGNALGGYGVPGVAGGGAPTRIVDLGTGGTGVGAQVVNGEIEDGEDGPVHIHRNALGDTDNASGASDLDSTVHRWLNPVARVVITVPAS; translated from the coding sequence ATGAAATTCACTAAACTTGCTAGCGCTACCCTACTGTCGCTCGCAACAATTTCAGTAAGCCAAGCCGTTACATTAGATGTTGAAATTACTAACTTAACCCAAGCGCAAAGCTTTACGCCGCGGCTAGTTATTGCGCACGATGACACCGTTGACGCTTTTGAAGTGGGACAGCCAGCTTCATCGGCTCTAGCGTGGCTTGCTGAAGCGGGTGTTATTGATGATGAACAAAACGCTGACTCAAGCGGAGCTAACTTTGAGGCGGTATTGGGTCCTGTCGATACAGACAATGGTTCAAATACATGGCATCGTTTTGGCGGCCTTCTAGCCCCGAAAGCAACATTAAGTTATCCCTTCGACACAATGGACAAGCCTTATCTTTCACTGCTGTCTATGTTGATACCAACCAATGATGCCTTCGTTGGTATGGACAGTATTGAGATCCCTACTGAACCTGGCACCTATACGTATTATCTTAATGCTTACGATGCTGGCACTGAGTTAAACGATGAGCTAAATAGTGCTCGTACTGACGTCGTTGAAGCCGGCACAGGAAATGCGCTAGGGGGTTATGGCGTTCCTGGTGTTGCTGGCGGTGGTGCACCAACTCGTATCGTTGACTTAGGTACGGGCGGCACAGGTGTGGGAGCACAGGTAGTTAATGGTGAAATAGAAGATGGTGAAGATGGTCCGGTACACATTCACCGCAATGCGCTTGGTGACACCGACAATGCTTCAGGTGCAAGTGATTTAGATTCAACTGTACACCGTTGGTTAAACCCCGTTGCACGTGTTGTTATAACTGTTCCTGCATCTTAA
- a CDS encoding response regulator transcription factor has product MILIIYTGNKFQQNISQCLSKHSFLYDTVSNFQSAESLLKAQQYSLIIVESHSNTMCLQRIRRLVEANPESWVVAVESDMPRTDTTEDTVDEANYYEAGVDDFLTGTFDERMFSARIRSHMRRSMPIQEALRSNDGSEYRIEIGPLRVDQRYHSVTINGQILALTAREFTLLNYFCRHPNQVFSRNQLLSEVWGYNHEGYEHTVNTHINRLRSKLDKVNSIENGGQLVQTVWGVGYKLNVNGYTAKALSA; this is encoded by the coding sequence ATGATCCTTATCATCTACACTGGAAATAAGTTTCAACAAAATATATCGCAATGCTTAAGTAAGCATAGCTTTCTTTACGACACAGTCTCTAATTTTCAATCCGCAGAGTCTTTGCTTAAGGCGCAGCAGTATTCACTTATTATTGTCGAATCGCACAGTAATACTATGTGCCTGCAGCGTATTAGACGTTTAGTAGAAGCTAACCCTGAGAGCTGGGTGGTGGCCGTTGAAAGTGATATGCCGAGAACTGATACGACTGAGGATACAGTCGATGAGGCTAATTACTATGAAGCAGGTGTCGATGACTTCCTTACAGGAACGTTTGACGAGCGTATGTTTTCAGCACGTATTCGTTCCCATATGCGAAGAAGTATGCCCATCCAAGAAGCCTTGCGATCTAACGATGGTAGCGAATATCGCATCGAAATTGGCCCGCTTAGGGTAGATCAGCGTTATCACAGCGTGACGATCAATGGTCAAATACTGGCACTAACGGCACGCGAATTCACCTTGTTGAATTATTTCTGTCGTCACCCCAATCAAGTGTTCTCCCGCAATCAGCTACTTAGCGAGGTTTGGGGTTATAACCATGAAGGTTATGAGCATACGGTAAACACACATATTAATCGTCTTCGCTCTAAACTTGACAAGGTTAACAGTATTGAAAATGGTGGGCAGCTAGTACAAACCGTATGGGGCGTCGGATACAAACTGAATGTAAATGGGTATACAGCCAAGGCGTTAAGCGCCTGA
- the mgtE gene encoding magnesium transporter, with protein MAEALVSKYVQTQLRALNAALINGQFVSVRKLLLELPPSDVAHILESSPSRTRDELWELIDSDFHGDILEELSDDVRNGIITKMLPANVVDALEEMDTDDLAETLSSLPEPVLADILDSMDAQDRVRAEQALSYGEETAGFIMNTDTITLRPDVTIDVVLRYIRLKGELPENTDTFYVVNRTDNLVGIVPVTRLLTADTDDKVSDVMDEESEAIPVNMPDDEVASLFERYNWLSAPVVDENHRLVGRITIDDVVDIIREDAEHSMMSMAGLDDDEDTFAPVMQSTKRRSVWLAVNLVTALMAAMVSDLFEATLSQLAVLAILNTIVPSMGGVAGNQTLTLVIRGMALGHVNASNSRWLISKEISIGFLNGAIWAVLIASVIALWKQDYMLGVIIAFAMMVNMIAAALAGATLPMIMKRLKIDPALAGSVILTTITDVVGIFAFLGTATLFLI; from the coding sequence ATGGCAGAAGCGCTTGTTTCTAAATACGTACAAACCCAATTACGTGCACTCAACGCAGCGTTAATAAACGGTCAGTTTGTATCTGTACGTAAGCTTCTGCTTGAACTTCCTCCTTCAGACGTTGCGCATATTCTTGAGTCTAGTCCAAGCAGGACCCGTGATGAGTTGTGGGAGTTAATTGATAGCGATTTTCACGGCGACATTTTAGAAGAACTGTCTGACGATGTTCGAAACGGTATTATAACAAAGATGCTCCCCGCCAACGTGGTTGACGCACTTGAAGAGATGGATACCGATGATTTAGCAGAAACGCTGAGTAGTCTTCCTGAACCTGTGTTGGCAGACATTCTCGATTCAATGGATGCCCAAGACCGCGTACGTGCAGAGCAAGCACTGTCTTACGGTGAAGAAACCGCTGGTTTCATCATGAACACCGACACCATTACCTTGCGTCCTGATGTCACCATTGATGTGGTTCTACGTTACATTCGTTTAAAAGGTGAGTTACCAGAAAATACAGACACCTTCTATGTAGTAAATAGGACCGACAACCTAGTTGGTATTGTTCCGGTTACCCGTTTACTTACCGCAGATACCGACGACAAAGTGTCTGATGTTATGGATGAGGAATCTGAAGCGATTCCTGTGAATATGCCAGACGATGAAGTTGCTAGCCTTTTCGAGCGATATAACTGGCTTTCAGCGCCCGTAGTTGATGAGAATCATCGCTTAGTGGGCCGAATTACCATTGACGACGTGGTTGATATTATTCGTGAAGACGCCGAGCACTCAATGATGAGTATGGCGGGTCTTGATGACGACGAAGATACCTTTGCACCGGTTATGCAAAGTACCAAACGACGCTCGGTGTGGCTGGCGGTAAACTTGGTGACGGCGCTAATGGCCGCCATGGTGAGCGACTTATTCGAAGCAACACTCAGCCAACTGGCTGTGTTAGCTATATTAAATACCATTGTTCCCAGTATGGGCGGTGTAGCGGGTAACCAAACGCTGACCCTTGTTATTCGTGGTATGGCACTAGGCCATGTTAACGCAAGTAACTCACGATGGCTTATCAGTAAAGAGATATCCATCGGCTTTTTAAACGGTGCCATTTGGGCGGTGCTTATTGCCTCAGTCATTGCGTTATGGAAACAAGATTACATGCTCGGCGTAATTATTGCCTTTGCCATGATGGTAAATATGATTGCAGCTGCCTTAGCGGGTGCAACCTTACCTATGATCATGAAGCGTCTTAAGATAGACCCTGCCTTAGCAGGCAGTGTTATCTTAACTACGATAACTGATGTAGTGGGTATTTTTGCGTTCTTAGGTACTGCGACGCTGTTTTTAATTTAA
- a CDS encoding HPr family phosphocarrier protein, whose translation MTIQKTLTIVNKLGLHARAATQLVKLANQFDAKIILKKGDKEADASSVLGLMMLESHQGEQVDVIVDGDDAVDALAAIEELIEGRFNEDE comes from the coding sequence ATGACTATTCAAAAAACGCTTACTATCGTTAATAAACTAGGTTTACACGCTAGAGCAGCCACGCAATTGGTTAAGCTTGCTAATCAATTTGATGCCAAAATCATTTTGAAAAAAGGTGATAAAGAAGCCGATGCAAGTAGCGTTTTAGGCTTGATGATGCTGGAAAGTCATCAGGGCGAACAGGTAGATGTTATTGTCGATGGTGATGACGCGGTCGATGCACTTGCTGCTATTGAAGAACTTATCGAGGGCAGATTTAACGAAGACGAATAG
- the rapZ gene encoding RNase adapter RapZ, translating to MKLIIISGRSGSGKSVALRALEDLGYYCVDNIPVNLLPTLTHTVVDEYDQVAVSIDVRNLPKNPDDLVEILDYLPSSWSMTIVYIDASDDVLVKRFSETRRLHPLAKLNKSLSEAIRAESALLAPIAERADLYLDTDKLTIHQLAELIRERILGKKSSRLVLVFESFGFKHGIPKDADYVFDARFLPNPHWEPDLRHLTGLDAPVEVFLGSQPVVTKFIWQIQNLMTTWLPHLERNNRSYVTVAIGCTGGQHRSVYIAQTLSKTFSEIHPDVQIRHRELNQ from the coding sequence GTGAAGCTGATCATAATCAGTGGTCGTTCAGGGTCTGGTAAGTCTGTCGCACTTCGCGCTTTGGAAGACTTAGGTTATTACTGTGTTGATAATATCCCAGTAAATTTGCTTCCCACCCTCACCCATACTGTTGTTGATGAATACGACCAAGTTGCAGTAAGTATCGACGTAAGGAATCTTCCCAAAAATCCAGATGACTTGGTAGAGATTCTAGATTATCTGCCTTCTTCTTGGTCGATGACTATAGTGTACATTGACGCAAGCGATGACGTACTGGTCAAGCGGTTTAGCGAAACTCGCCGTCTTCATCCTTTAGCTAAACTAAATAAGTCTCTATCAGAAGCTATCAGAGCAGAATCTGCGCTCCTTGCTCCTATTGCTGAACGCGCAGATTTATATTTAGACACAGATAAGCTTACCATTCACCAACTGGCAGAGTTAATTCGAGAGCGTATCCTGGGTAAGAAAAGCTCACGCCTTGTGCTTGTGTTTGAGTCGTTTGGCTTTAAACATGGCATTCCTAAAGACGCAGATTATGTTTTTGATGCGCGCTTCCTTCCCAACCCTCATTGGGAACCTGACCTTAGACACCTTACTGGGTTAGATGCCCCCGTGGAGGTATTTTTAGGCTCACAACCTGTAGTAACCAAATTTATCTGGCAGATACAGAACTTAATGACCACATGGCTTCCTCACCTAGAGCGCAACAATAGAAGCTATGTAACGGTAGCGATTGGTTGCACTGGCGGCCAGCACCGCTCTGTCTATATTGCCCAAACCTTGTCGAAAACCTTCAGTGAAATACATCCTGATGTTCAAATTCGTCACCGAGAGCTTAACCAGTAA
- the ptsN gene encoding PTS IIA-like nitrogen regulatory protein PtsN has translation MDIQAIVSLDRTECAVQCNSKKRILEIIADIAAKQNDNIDQATVLNSLMARERMGSTGIGNGIALPHGRLAGLEKVIAIVVTSTPAINFDALDEKPVDIFFALLVPEEQTEGHLQTLATVAGKLSDKETIKTIRRATTSDEIISALS, from the coding sequence ATGGATATACAAGCCATCGTAAGTCTGGACCGCACCGAGTGTGCGGTTCAGTGTAATAGTAAAAAGCGAATTCTTGAGATCATCGCTGATATCGCTGCCAAGCAAAATGATAACATCGACCAGGCAACGGTTTTAAATAGCTTAATGGCTCGAGAACGTATGGGTAGCACGGGTATTGGCAACGGCATAGCACTGCCTCACGGTCGCCTGGCTGGCCTTGAGAAGGTAATAGCAATTGTTGTAACAAGCACACCAGCTATCAACTTTGATGCCCTAGATGAAAAGCCCGTAGACATATTTTTTGCGCTACTCGTTCCCGAAGAGCAAACCGAAGGACACCTTCAAACACTGGCTACCGTAGCAGGTAAGCTCAGTGACAAAGAAACAATTAAAACAATACGCCGTGCAACAACCAGCGACGAGATTATTTCTGCATTAAGTTAA
- the hpf gene encoding ribosome hibernation promoting factor, whose amino-acid sequence MQINLTGHHVEITDSLRNYVDTKFSKLERHFDHISNVHVILNVEKLNQKAEATVHLSGAEVFASSENTDMYAAIDSMVDKLDRQVIKHKEKLKKH is encoded by the coding sequence ATGCAAATCAACCTCACTGGTCATCATGTCGAAATCACCGACTCTTTGCGTAATTATGTCGATACGAAGTTCAGCAAACTTGAACGTCACTTTGATCACATTTCTAATGTGCATGTCATCCTGAACGTTGAAAAATTAAATCAAAAAGCCGAAGCGACTGTTCATTTAAGTGGCGCTGAAGTATTCGCATCCTCAGAAAATACCGACATGTATGCGGCGATTGACAGCATGGTTGATAAACTCGACCGGCAGGTAATCAAGCATAAGGAAAAACTGAAAAAACATTAG